The segment tatattttcttactgAGTAATAACTTCAACTAGCataagtacatttttattccataaagATCATGTTTatactacatatataaattgtaaacaaattttataatccacactaaaatcatatatttaaatacacataGTGTAATTGTAATCGCTGAGcataaattaagataattacgTAGATATTCCACGGTATGTAGTTCATTGTACGGACGTTGAGCATATCTTCAACAGGTCACAAACAAGGGATTCCTGTCACGGACGATTCCCACCTGCATAGTTATACTCGATAAGCCATATCTAACAAACCCatgtaatacaatattacCACTTAAGTCAGCCAAAATTATTAGATGATGTAACTTTAAAGATAGGCGATTGGTTGTAATATGCTGGTTTTATGTATGACCgtcaataatatctttatttttgaattaatcaaGGTAATTTACAGTGAAATTTGCttctttgtaattttgttacgATCCACTATAGGAACTAGACAGTGGATAAGAAAATACAACTAAGACGGACAAgctaaatcttattttaagcAAACTTTTCTTCGTatttaaatactgttttattatcGAAAAAACTGAGACTTTTCGTTCTCAATTTCCAgttcattattttgataaacttGTTGAAACGCAATACACTACTACTTTCTTATACCGTCgtaaggaattttttttttccattaataataataataataatatatgtcatattacataatattttacaatgcaaaacaaattaattaccaTCAGTTTTAAGCAAAACAGATGTTCACAATACACGTGTTGTACATGTGACTTCTAAGATAGCATTAataagtgaaatataaaaaaaaatatgtcacgtCTCTTAACATGAAATaccattaaatacaaaaaaaaacttctccTTTGTCAAGCGATGAATCATTATGCATAATACAACTCCAAAGTGCACTGAGTATACAGCACcaatgttttaaagttttacaatACGCGACTTGTATCTGATCAATCGAAACTTTGACCTTTGATAACGGGACATCTGTGGGATAAGTATCATGTTGACATAGAGTTCGGTCATTATAATTGAtcgtaagaaatattttcgtattaaattacattcattATAACCTTCTGAAGTACGAATTAAACTCTTTAATCGATTTAAACAATATCGCTTAATGGAAATTCTTCTAAAATGCAATGCTCTTAATCACCTACAAAATAGgacaatttttataagaaaatttgaaGATTTAATCGGAAAACAATTCATCGTATTAATGAGTTGGGAACCTAATCCGTTGTTTAAAACCGCAATCTAGTTCTAAAGCGTATTTCCGTACATCGATACTTGGGTGTCAGTGATGTAAATAATGTCAGATATCGATAAAAAACGACGGATGCTATGACCAATACGAACTTAGCTTATCTTCGCCACGCCGttgacaaaatatacaaatattacaaaggtTTCCAGCTAAGCGGCCTTCAAATATTGTTTcatcacaaaattaaatattttctataattcatagtagaaataagaaaaaaagatataaatagaaattttaacagTGATATTTGCCTTATAGCGATAATAAATCTtcaatcaatttatttctctCAATATTACGGAAGGTTAGTCACAATAATAATCCGACGttgtttttctaaatttcTACGACAGCCAAACAACGTGCAACGGAATAGTCAATGGAGTTAATTATATCGAGACGTCATCGTCCGGCCTGCGGTGAGAGATCACGTAGATTAGTAGACAAATAGCTATAAACTGGACGTAGTAACATCAAACAGACggatttatatatacacatacataaatatgtaagaCACGAATAACAGCCGCTGAGAATGTTAtatcaaagataaaaaaagcaacgagaaaaacaataataacttGGCATTCACCACGTACACTAACACAAAAGGAATTATCAGTTATTAGTTACAGATAGGGTGTGCACTTTATAATGTCTGtggatattaattattgagaaatataaaacattggaTTCTTTAATGTTTCCCACGAATAACTATTACAGCTGTTCGAATGTGTTCCTCTTAATCACTGCTAGAGAATATTAGTCTCGTGCCACAGCAGCTGTATACACAAGTGTGATACCAGTTAAATATACCTTTTAGCTTAAACATTCCATCGTAGTCATAAAAACTTTAGTACTATAGGAAAtttatgaagttttaaataatatttcattgcaaacgaatgtattttttttataacatccaTAGAATCGTTACACTTGGAATTCTCATTAAACCATCAGCTCAGTCTTATCGAAACAATCTATGTGTTTAAGCAATAACGGTCAGAAACTCGTTGgaaatgtaaaagaaatttatgaaataaaacagatagCATGAACATTACATAAACAGTCCTTAATTcagtcaattaatttataattcattcaaGAACAATAACTAGAAGACATAAATGAACGGAACGACATGCGGATAGAAAACGACGACAATATCTGCTTGGAACGAGACAGACTTGTAAACTGGTTTCCGTGTAAATTTGCGTTGCCATGCGGTGCATCAGACACGACCGAGGGAGGTTGGATGGGAGGAGAGGGGGGGTTGAAAACGCAGGAGGCGAGCAGAGGCAGGTCGACGACCTAGAGGCCCTGTGCCAGCGCACCATTCCGCCTTCACCGCAACCAGGGTTAATCCTATGAGATCGTATACATTTATGGGATCATACTATATTCAGCTGTCATCGAGACAGAATTCTATAAACACatatgtcataattttatcatcactGCACTGCTATAGAAATTGAGGACGACACCAATATCTCTTAATTCTTCTTCTCCCACAACAATTGCTTAGACACGAGACACCGCGTAGGAACGGGATCAAGAAGTCGCCAAGGCTGGATCCATTTGTGATGAATTGCCACTCATTATAGTCGTTAGTTGTTTATTCGTACAGGACTTCTATACGTGATTGTAAAATAtgggtgaaaaaaaaaacaaacaccaTAAAAAACTTTGGGCCATGTTATCGTCACGTGGTCAGTAGGCAGCAAGTTTATACGAGGTCATTGATTTTAAACAAGTCAAGTTTTAAGTCGCATTAACGGtactttgaattaataataaccaaTCGTCAACAAGTGAGTAACTGACGAACATTTACATTTCTCATATCAATAAATGTGTGCCATGTAAACATTGATAtacgaattttaaaatagaaaaatattcgaACGCTTCCAAGCACAGAAACGTACCGCGCACACAAAATTACCGTTCAACTTTATTCGGCATGAATAACGCATAGCCCTCGTCTCGGATTTATTTCTAGTATTTCCCTAATAGTGGGCATTGTACgtgctataaataattttctaaagagTCAAATAGCTACAATTTATGTTACAACATTGTTCCAGTGAGAAGACAAATTCAAGATGGCTGTATTCGGCTTAGCATCAGCGGTCGCGGGCTTTGTAAAAGTCCGCTACCTGATCGACAAGGCCGTTATTGACAACATGGTCTTTCGGATGCATTACAGGATCACATCTGCCATTATGTTCCTCGCCTGCATCCTTGTCACCGCTAATAATCTTATTGGtgagtaattaattatcttataaactATTTCTCACATAATagtcatacaaataatattgatagacATGTTAAGAACCAACGGaatttaacagaaaataaCAATAGAAGTTTGGTAGTGAGAAAGAAAGctacagttaaataaatagacatgTTTTAGTTCTAACAAATTCCGCTGTAATTATCAAAACCTGACCCAGACCAAGTAACCTGAAGAATAACAGTCTGCGAATGGAATACGGTAAAAAAAATGACTCACAGTGAGTTCCATACAGATGTAACAGTTACCTAAATTCAGACGTCATCATGTACAATACTATTTGTGTATACAAACATTTGTTAGGCCCGTGATAAGGTTCGAATCCTTGAAATCATTCGGCCACTGAACTACCGAGTTACATAAAGAACCATCCcgtcataaaacattttaaatttagtgttTATAACGCTACGCGTATGGGCCAGATGTGACACTTTATGTTCGctgttattaaatgaaaatatacggTAGGaagtaactttatatataactctAGCAGCTAAAATCACACGTAACGGCATTAGGTGCGGTAGTTgaccaaattaatattaaagataatatttttctgtctaTAAGAATAGATGAAATAGTTATAACAAAAGGTTacaaaacgttaaaaaaaagtataaataaagaaagagtCAAGTGATTTTTTGCCATTGCCGAATGTTACtcaatgaaatattacacACTACGtgacatttttaaactaatttgggcaatataataaaatgttaagcagttaataaaaaaaaaaattgataaaatttaatttctagattaaaattatgtatacgacgttaatattgattatttataaattaactatgCCAACCAGCTATGTTAAATTAGATTCTCAGTTTCCAATCTCCGTAATATCTCAGATGGCATTCAAGCATAAGAACAGTTTTTAATCGTACAGATTATTTCTTTGTACataaaatcgtttaaaataattgtacgatgataaaacaatacatttatggCATAATTGTAGTGGGTCACGTTGAAATGTTACAATACCAGTTAAAAGTTACACAATGATGTATTGAAAGTTAACGAGAATTTAAGTTGTGCATGAATGACTAATATCTGTTTCTGAAAATCCTTTTACCTGTTCCTAAACACATTTAATGCgtcatgtatttaaatatttcacaccGAAGGATATCAAGCATCCTCTTAGTTGCAAAACCGCTCTTTGTAAATGCTAGATTAGACATCTATTGTCTTCTAAAACAAACATCCATAAATTTTGTCAGTTGGTCATAAACACGTGTTGGTATTCAATAGTGATTTtcaatcttaatatttaaattgttgttgtttttaatgCTAGAACGAATTTTGTATCACCAAAATCGTATCTGGTATAAGAAACACTCAACactttattttgtgaaaatgttttataaaatatagagttACATACAAGACGTTGTGCCCGTCAGCATGAAAACAAACAATGCAACGTTGCACGTTGTGTTAATGCAACTACAGGCCAGGTGGTTGTAATCAAAACCTTTGCATAATTTGCGATAAACAACCGGACCGTGGCAAAGAGTATTGATATGGAATAATGTAGGTTAAGTCTTTATACGGCTATGTTAAGTCATAAAACCGTTCCTTATAAATGTCAGAGGACGTTAAGTTGCAACATGAGATAAATTCGTTTAccagatttatttaatgaaatattattatttctgattagtaaatttaattgcatATTTGCCTGTTATTTTTAGCATTGAATTTAGAAACATTagggtattttatttatcgctgaataattatattaatttatcctCGTTTTACGCAATATTGAAACTGCCAAAGACAATTAAAAGTCCCAGCAAAAAGGTTGACCATcaacaattgtttttttttttcatttgttataataaatgttttattattgaataagaaGTTATATTAGTTATGAGACACGTGTATCAAACCATCTCGACTCAGGTTTACCGTGACCCACAAATGAACTAGAAATCTAACTCTAAGTAACTTTAGATTCGACCTTAAAACACAATTGTTTGACCGAAAGTTGGTAACTTGTAACCGATTGAAATAGTATAACACTGATAGGTTTATGTACTTGGTAACTAGAATACGCCATTGATTGTCTGAAACTTGTAACAGTACTAtgccataaataatttactgattggaacaaatgaaatatctcAGCCAATGACACATACGTAAGCAATTAACCTTTCCATCAGATGTCGCCCGTATGTTGTTTAGTAATTACCATAGCAAAGATGACCTGGTTACGTTTATTATCTTGGTACATTTGTAAATCATATTTACCGTGCATATTGTGGtcattccaaaaatatttagcaatTCCAAACGATTGCTAACAACTTGTTCTTCCGTTTTTGATTCTTGATATGGCAAAAAGGAGTATGAGACATATACATAACCACAATTCCTATCAGTTGAATATGATTATGGTTTTGGAAAAaagaagttaataaaaaaagtctgTCTTTGTTTTCAGCGTCAATGAACGCATCTTTTCattcacaataaatattagcGTTAACGCGTAAGACTACGATAAGTGCTCGTTATAGGACAATTAGCAACAACGATGATTTAATTGGCACTTACATTCTAAGTATTCAGAACAGTTCATTCAAGTAAGCTTTTCTCTACAGTTGAAAGTATAAGAAAAAGCCtttttagatttaacatttcataatgaagtagaatataaaatatttattaacttacaCTTAACTATCCGAGTTTGCTTTGCTAAGTAGGtttaatattagataataGTGGAAGCCCGCATTGTCACGTACGTAATACGATGTTTGGACGCGCCTCagtttagtatatttattacatttgacTCAATGTCGTCTGACAATATATtggaaataatgaaaacaggaAACCAGTTGCGCtgagtaaaatataaagcttttCGAACAATAATTACGAAACCGAAAAAGGACTCCTTACTTCAATAACGGCTTTGTTTCCGAGagtttgtaaatgtatttccATTGTTAAATTTCAACGAAATGGGTATAACGAGAAATGGCATACGAGACGTTCCCATTCATAAATGCTTTCaaatttccatataaatatttaatattccaaaAACGAATGTTTTGCAATATTCTGTTATTAAAGTGATCGGTTCATGGCCAGTATAATGAAGTAGGTTGGGGCAAGCTGCATTATACTATACATTAATGTCATCCGCACGCAGCTCAATGTCGAGGACGAGAGTGGAATTATACATCCTCTTATATCatgtcatatatgtataactgaTAATGtagtattgtttgttttttaacttttatacatgattcaaaaaaaaatcattttatttgtattgtcaTCTATTTTGTTTTAGGTGACCCGATATCTTGTATAAGTGACGGCGCTGTACCAGCTCATGTCCTCAACACCTACTGCTGGATTACCTACACTTTCACACTTCCATACAGCGGAGCTAAGGGAGTGGCCCACCCTGGTCTTGGAAACGACTACGAAGAAGAGAAACGCATTCATTCGTACTACCAATGGGTGCCATTTATGCTTTTCTTCCAGGTAaactaattgaaattttttagaacaatatatacttttatgttcacaaaaaattatctgatctcttaaatttaatacacatactaaaagcttttgtttttatcaagCACAAAAAATTAAGGTTAACCTGAGAAAAACTGgcttattgtattattttcatgttcaGAGTTAAACGCCTTAGACGTCGTTTCGAAATACAAACTTATTTTGAGTTAATTTCCAGGGTCTTCTTTTCTACATTCCTCACTGGATCTGGAAGAACTGGGAAGAAGGCAAGGTCCGCATGATCTCTGATGGTATGCGCGGAACAACTGCTATCATCGCCGACGACAAAACAAACCGTCaggtaaatatatgaatacataatttacatattaaataaattaaaataaaatttcattgagGCTAggtatgtttaaattacactATCTTAATGTGGTGGACAATCTTGAAATTCCATTACTAATGTACTATCATTTGCTGACCAGAAACTTCAATTGAagtaattaagataatattacgGACATGTAAAGCGACTGCCCTAACAATTGATCTCGACATGGTCTCTGGcgtcatataattaaacattactttCAGATTGAATttgtagatttttataatggtttgtctttttttcaatttcagaACCGTTTAGTTCAATACCTGTACGATACGCTTCACATGCACAACACATATTCATTCGGATATTTCTTCTGTGAAGTCCTCAATTTCGTCAATGTCGTGAGTATTTAACGGTAACGAGTTGAATTATGTCTTAAACGGATATCATTAATGTGATTTGTCTTAGGTCGGCAACATATTCTTCTTGGACGCATTCCTCGGCGGCGCTTTCTTATCTTACGGGACCGATGTTGTGAGGTTCTCAAATATGAATCAGGAACA is part of the Danaus plexippus chromosome 11, MEX_DaPlex, whole genome shotgun sequence genome and harbors:
- the LOC116765641 gene encoding innexin inx3 — protein: MAVFGLASAVAGFVKVRYLIDKAVIDNMVFRMHYRITSAIMFLACILVTANNLIGDPISCISDGAVPAHVLNTYCWITYTFTLPYSGAKGVAHPGLGNDYEEEKRIHSYYQWVPFMLFFQGLLFYIPHWIWKNWEEGKVRMISDGMRGTTAIIADDKTNRQNRLVQYLYDTLHMHNTYSFGYFFCEVLNFVNVVGNIFFLDAFLGGAFLSYGTDVVRFSNMNQEQRTDPMIEVFPRITKCTFHKYGASGTIQKHDALCVLALNILNEKIFIFLWFWFIILSVVSGLAIVYSAAVILLPSTRETILKRRFRFGSPNGVEALVKRTQVGDFLLLHLLGQNISLRVYGEVLDELSRRLILGCNPPSAPSTLEMAPIYPDIDKFAKETET